TTAGTGACTATTTATTGCCTGTAGAATTTATTCTGACCCATGATGCTTAGTTCATCCCCCCAGCTCGGCCAATCGTTCACGAAACAAGCCAACTCCAACACTGTGATCGAGACTTTGAACATTCACCTGCCCCAGTTACCGCCTCCCCATACCCGATTAGCGTCAAAACCACGAGTCGAATTATCTTCGACAATTACAGCTGCAGACTACAATTACCGTTACATGTTTGAGAAACTGTCCGAGCGTAGTGAGGCCTTGGATGACGCTATCGATGAGTATGCCGATGCTATTAAGGATGCCTACGGTCTTTCGGAACTCGGCGATCCCCATTTCGTCTCTGATGAGAGCATCTACACTGTCGGGAGGATACTATCCAACACAACGTCTTCCAAAAGCGATAAGGTTGCATTGAAAAACTCGTTCCACCTTCAGTCATCCCGACTGATTGGTGCGGGAAAGCGTATCGCCCTCGAGCTTCCTGAGGAGAAACTCCAAGTTAGAGGCGGAGCGCCTGGAGTCAAAGGCTTTTCGTTGTATAGTGGTTGTTTGGTTTGCATTAAGGGGAGGAATGGAGGCGGATCAAAATTCGTTGCCGAAGAGATTCTCTTGGTAAGCGCTTCCAAAATCCTTGAATTGGAGAAGCTGACAGGATCTGTTCAGTTGCCGCCtagtcttcttcctcagacACCCGCCTCTGAGCTGATCGATTTCCAATATGGAGATAAACTGAAAGGGGAGCCTTTGTCTTTAATGATAGCCGCAGGGCCTTATACTCTCAATGAaaatctcctcttcgaaCCGTTCGAAACCCTTGTGGATAAAGTACTTGAAGATCGGCCAGACGTTTTTATCCTTGTGAGTGGCGTTACATGCTGCAATGCTACCAGGTCTGTCAACTATTATTAATGGTTTATTCGTAGCTTGGACCATTCATCGACTCACAACACCCAATCATCAAATCCTGCGCTGTGACGGAAACGCCGCAGGAGATTTTCCGCAAGCAGATTTCCAGGCGTCTCCAAAAGGTCGTTTCTCAGAGCCCGTCCACTGTCATTATCCTCGTACCGAGTGTGCGGGACGTCGTGTCACATCACATGGCTTTCCCCCAATCCATGTTGGAGAAAGAATATCTTGGATTGCCCAAAGTGCGTTCTACACCTCATTTCTATGAACCAAACTGATGATTCTGGGCTTTACAGAAAGTCAAAGCTCTCCCTAATCCTTGCACATTCTCAGTCAACGAGGTCACCATCTCTCTATCCTCTGTCGatattctcttccatctaGGACAAGCTCATGCGCCCATAAGGGCTCAAGAGGCCGACCCAGATCCAGATATGAACGGTATCCCCGCCCCTGACCCTCTAGCTAACCATATCCGACAAGTGCTTGGCCAGCGAAGCTTTTATCCCATATTCCCTCCACCGGAAGATGTCGCTGGTGAAGTGAATTTAGATGTCACGCACTACCCTTTGCTCAAAATGGACCAAGCACCTGATATCCTCATATTGCCAAGTAGGCTCAACAAATTTGCGAAAGTAAGTATCGTCATTCAGTTTCATGTCGCAATAGGCTGACAGGTCGACACTTAGATTGTTGATTCTACTCTCGTCATCAATCCCTCCCATATCGCGCGCGCTCGAGCTACCGGGCATTACGCTAAGATTATCATTCATCCTACAGCCAGAGAAATTTTGGAAGAATCTATTCAAGTTGACGGCGAGGAATCATTATGTGAACATCAAGTGTACGAACGGGCACGATCAGAGATCTGGAAGATATGATGATATGCATTCTAGGATTATGTATTTTAaatctcctttctcttgaTAATGGTCGCCTCTACgatttcctcctccaccttttgTTTCTTGGGAACCGGTCCAAAGCCACCGGTAGAGCCAAAACCTCCAGCCCCACGGACTGTAGCGTCAAGAGACTAGATGGCGTACATCAGTGATAAAACTCAGTCGAGCAGTTAGGGGTTCGACTAGATGCTTACCTCGACTTGTCTGAGCTTGGGAACGGAGATCCTTTCCAGGATCAGTTGGGCAATGCGGTCTTTGGGATTCACTGTTATCGTTACCGTCAGCAAAAAAATATTATCACGACATATTGTTGCGGTCCATCAAAATTCACCTTCAAAGTCTACATCTGAATggttgaagagaagcaCCATTACAGGCCCTCGATAATCAGAGTCAATGACACCAGCTCCGGTCTGAATACCATGTTTGGAAGCTACATGTGGTAATCAGCTCTGGCCTTCATTTCCCCCTCCCCTTTTTATGGATACTTACCAAGTCCGCTTCGGGGTGCGATACGACCATAGTGTCCTTGAGGGACTGCGATAGAAAGCTGAAGATCCACAAGGGCACGTCCTCGGGCGGGGATAACCTTGTGCTCGGCAGAGTAAAGGTCCATACCGGCGGCGAAAACAGAACCGTGGGTTGGTAAAGTTGCCCGGTCAGAGAGTAGTTTAACGTCCATTTCCGCGACAAATTCCGAGAGAGGCTGAAAGAATATTAGATTGGACACGATCCAGCTGAAAATTGACATACCTGCAATTGGTCCATTTTATATTTGAGCAAGAGAGTTATTGCAGTTTGTGCTTTGGTGAACGAGGTGTTTTATTTGTGCAGAAGAATCTGACCGACGTGAACGAACGAAGCAATTTATTTTACGCGTCTGTCTTTCCGACGCGTAATAccttggaagaagaaaaatggaCGGAAGCAAAATTACCATGGAAGTGATGACGCTTGAATATTATTTAGTCCTTTATAGGCACGCGTCCCCCAATCCATCCCCCTGTTTAGGCCTGCTGTACCTGAGGGCCATAATATTCCCCAGCAGTCGGCTAGGATGTTGCCGTTTGCGTTGTGGAAGCCCCACCACATCTGATCACATCCAgtcttcccttctcttccttttccgACCTCTGTCCTGAGATCCATAATCCAGCGCCTATCCCTACCTacaccttcatcaacaCATATTCGCAATGGTCAACACCAAGGCTCAGTTCGACAAGGCTGTCGCTATCGTCAAGGGTCTCCCCGAGGACGGACCTGTTAAGCCTACTCAGGAGGACAAGCTCGCTGTCAGTCCTTTCGCTTCCTCACCACTCACCACATTAGAAATTCAAGCTTACATACCTGTATCAGTTCTACGCCCATTTCAAGCAGGCTAACGAAGGTGACGTTTCCGGCCCTGCTCCTGGTATGTTCGACTTTGTCGGCAAGGCCAAGTACAATGcctggaagaagatttctGGGATGAGCAAGGAGGACGCTATGGCTAAGTACGTTGAACTTTTGACTGAGGTACGTCGCTAGTCTTCAGTACATAGATTTAAAGAGAACAAATCTGACGTTATTCCAGATGCTCAAGAAGTCCGATGACGAGGCGTCTAAGCAGTACCTCGCCGAGCTCGAGGGTAAGTTTATCCTGGCTTCTCCTCTGTAATCAATTGCTAATGTCCGAATAGCTGCTGGTGCCAGTGCTTAAATATGAGGACATTTCAGGTATTAAGAAGTGCTATGCAATGACCTCTAAACGTGTTGTTTTTAGCAGTGCTAATGAGGAAAATACTTTGTGGAAGTATCTCGATCACGACAATGATCCTTCTGAATAAATTACATCGCAGAAGTTTTAATTTGAGAGGCATTAGTTGAGACTTTTGTGGTATTGACACACCGCGACACACGCTAATATAGTACACCGTAGCTACAGCGGGAGAGAAAGGTTGAATCCTCAGTGGGGGATCACTAGGCACACCTTTAGAGACAGGTCACACGAACATGAGGACGGCAAGTGGAAAATTCGTCTTATGCCAGGATCTCGTTGGAACTTACACGTAAAGCATGTATGAGAACTTGAAGAGGCTATGGACGGTCTTAAGCGTCTGGATGGAGTGAATCGCAAGCGCAACCATGGGGCGTTTCATTTTCCCACGTGActgaagaggcagaagggGACATTTTGAGGCACCGTTAATATGCAAAGACAACCTCAATAGCAGTAAGTAACTATTTCCTTAATGGAAATGTGAGATGCGGATCCGATAACGTGCTAGATCGTGAGAGACGGACGCTTCTAATGTCTGCATCATCAAATGCCATTCCATTGCATCGCAGTTAGTTGTAAAGCTGACACCAATATATTTAATCGACGGTATCAGAGTGCGCAAAGGATTTAACTGACACAGTGATCATTCGACTGAAGGAACTTGCAGCCGGTAACATGCGGTGACGCACCTTcttttgatgaagaaaagacacGATCGAACACTACACAGGGCGATGATTGTATGGATGATCAGcaaagcttcttcaactcttcGTAATTTCTGAATGCCGTACATAAAAAATGCATCCCATAGCTTTATACCCCTAGGGGAATCAGTTACTAAATTTATCATCATAAAACATAAACATCAACTTACAAAACCGTAATCTACGACAACGAGCTATGGCGATCGTCAGAACCCAAAATCCCCCTCCTTCTAAACCTATGATAGACCCAAAAGATTATACAATCCGCATAGCCCATGATAACCAAGCTATGAAGCACGCCGAGGCATGCTATGAAGTCGTTTCTTGGAGACATGGGAATACTTTTGAGGTAGGTACTTGGTCATATTAGCATGCTAAATTCTGTAATTCACAACTGATGGGATTTGATATAGGAGTTTTGCCATAttggggaaagagaagaagctgaagctGGTTGGGCCCAGAATTATGGAGACATATGCTGGTAAGCTTTGCTTGTAATTGACCATGAAGCATGGGTTACTGGGGATAGATGGCTGATCTGTTCGTGGTAACCAGGGTGATCGTCCGACGAGATGACTATGATGGGGAGATCTATTCTTCTTTGGAGACGTGAGTTCAGAATTTCGCTACATCCAGCGAGCACTAGCTGATCTGCTTTACTTGTTGACTACAGTCATCGATCCAAATGCTTTATCAAGGGCAAAGGTCAGGAAGATGTAAAAGCTGGCTGGTATTATGATATCACTGCGGTCGTAACGCCCATCAAATACCGAGGTGAATAACCTGCATTCATGATTCCCGAGACACCCAGCTCAATTGCTATACTAGGTCAAGGATACGGGACCCACCTTGTTCGTCTTCTACATTATATCCTCACTTCACCCGCTTTCCCCTCCACATCCCCCCAGATCCTGCCGCCATTTCCTCATACAGCCTGGGGCGACCCGCCCCCACCCATTCCTTCCGAATTGATCCCCTATATCCCTCGGGCCAATGGCAGCATACTCTGGTCAGACGTCCCGATAGAATTCTACGGTCACTGTAATATGGGCCTtgatgggagaggattGCAATCaagaaaggaatggaaCAATCGGCTGGTGTGGAAGTTGCTATCAGTACCTGAAACAAGCCTCGAAGAGACGGAGGAATGGGAGCCAAtttggcaagaagatctCGAGTCTTCAATCTATGATATACTTTCTACATCACATCGTCAGAAGCTTGAGAGCACTGATACGAGCAATTGTGCTGCCTTCATTCAAGATCCCGCTTCTCCAGGCACGCTTACCATGGTCCCCGTTTGGGGTTCATTTAGCCGTCAGCCAGCGTGGCGCACCAAACCGATTCCCTTTGGGTTTAGGCTCAGGTCggaaaaaggcaaaaagcATGAAGAAGTCATTGTTATGATCTCCCTGTATAACCCTTGGGTAAGCAACAAACTTGCCATCACTTTTGTGCATAACGTTACACCAGTTCTTCTACCCGCTACGCTAAGAATGCTGGATAAAGCTGTCAAAGATGCCGGAGCCCCGTGGATAGAAGGAGAAATATGGGGATTAGATCCACAGAGTAGCCTTGTGAAGGCTTGGGttgcagaggaagatagGGAGGTAAATGTTGATATTAGACAGGGACTGAAGAATCATGTGTTGGGAGTCCGATGGtatgacgaagaagaggttgaaatTGGAGATACGCAGATGTGGTCGTGGGTGTAATCTTGTCGTATCCTTCATTGCAATTAGTCCATCATGACATTACTCCTGCCAAAAACGATATGGTTCCGAAGTCAAAGGAAAGACCCTTCAGTTACTGTTCCGGATCATGAGTTCTATCTCCCAACGTTTCCTTGCTCCATTTGTCTTTCCTCTTGGGTTCGTTAATTTATATCAGTAAAAGGCATTAATCAACTTACAACTCTGATCTACACAAAGGCAACAAGATGGAAGACCTTTCGCATATAGGAAAGCCTGCCGCTTGTCACGCAGTAAGCATAAAATGCGCACCGTACATGGATGCTCTGGGTCCATTTAGTTTCAAGGATACCAATACCACCAGCATAGGTTTCGAATATCTGGAGGTAGATATGGGAGTAGACACCGATGACGCTTCTGTTCGAGAAAATTCAGAGAATGGTATTAGTTACAAGCTGCGAGTAAGCGCCATATCGGTTTTTCCGCTTGCAGGTAATGGTACCAAAGCGCTCGCTGAACATTGCTTTTCTAAACTCCTCCAACGTGAAGCAAGTCTCAACCACAAGCGAGGGCACCGTAACTTTGCCGCAAGGATCCACCCAGCAGGTTTCCTTCTGTCCACAGCCTCTCAGTCACTATCGTCGTTAACCACAATACGAATTCGACAGGGTGCATGTTGGAACATTTGGGTATGTCGAGGAGCTGTCTGAATAATTGCGAATCTCGCTCAAAAAAGCAGGCAATTGCTTTATCGATTGTCAACTTGTCATGGAGAATGATAAACAATTAATTGGCGGTGCCGAAAAGCATAGTAATCACTACTGTCAGTATTCTCTAGCGCTTCCTGTATGCGCAATAGCCCATGCATCCGTCCCAAAACATCTCCCCATATGATACAGTCTAGTGGTGCGCATCGTGTGCTTGCTCGAAGCGGATGCCACTGTGATGTTCTTATTAGCCAAATCACCTCACCGAGCTGATCCATACACTTACCAGTAGCCGCAAACCTTGGGTCCTTGATAAGTCATAATTGGTCAGCAGGAGTTTCACGATATTTCTAATTTAACATACCGGGCTTATCCTGTTTGGAACATTAGCGCTAGTCAAATAAAGTACAATGGCAGGGACTCACAAGGTTGATAAAAATTTTGGGGTGACCAAGAGCACCACCGCCTGTAAAATCGTCCGGTCAGTCCTTCTACTCCAATAGGTACTATATCATAACATGCAACCATTGACTCACCACCATCACAAGcagctttccttccttgaaCGAGCCTCACAGGGTACTCTGCAACCATTCCCATCGCGCTTGGCTCGTTGGGTTGAAATTCCCAAGCAGTTTGTTCGAATCGTGCGTTGTCGTACGCATGAGGCTTGGGATTCTGGCTTGTGGACCAGGTTGTAGGGATGTTGGGCGATTGTTGAAGGTAggcaggagaagaggcaTCCGGTTGCTTCTCGGGAAGGGGGGCTGTggaaggagttggaggGGTGGCGTAACTCCTGGCAAGGGAGACGGGTCTGGAGAGTCGGAGGACACGGGCTGATCTGAGAAGGGACATTGTGTATAGTtgacgagaagagatgaggtGTACAATGAAGGATGTACAGAGCGCAACGAAGGAGGTATTCGGCGATTTCAGGGCAAAATCACAGGTGTGGCACAAAGCAACCAATCGTCGAAGCCCCATTTACAGCAATTACATTCTCCATTTCGTCTGGCTTCTTTACTTATGCATGCATCCGATGCATATGTTCCGCGCTCAACACCAGGATGGCCCGTCTTCTCCTGGTTCTAGCGCCTCCATTTTCACGACGTTATCCGGGAACGATATTTTCGCATATTGAGTGGATCAGCCAATTATTTACGCATTCTGTCATCTCTCGGCATTCAGTTGTCAGCTGTTACTTAGATAAACGACCCCGATCGTAACTAACTCAAAGTCTGTCTGTCTTTGTTATGCTGCTCAGGACTAATAGATTATATGAGAATTTTTATTTAAGCAACATTCTTTGCAAATCGGATCGTCAATCTCGACGGTCGTTTAATTGCAAGTAGTTCCTCCACAGGACAATCAGATACGACGAAAATTGATTTAACGTAAGGACCACCGCAGCCTATTTGAAAGCGAAGCAAATCATTTTAAGCTGAAAATCTACCAACAACTGCCATCTATGCAACGAGTATACCAGTTTTCTCTTTGTAGGACGTGTCGAATAGTCCCACAACTTCACACTCGAGGGTACAACGTCTTTCACCAACCCTTACAGAGCGCAACCGTGGTAATACACGCCAGGCTGGTCCTCAACCCAGAGAATTGGGTGACCGCTGCTCTTCTATCTGTTCTACGCATTTCAAAGACGACCCGACCTTCGGTCCTCAAATGATGTAGTGGAACTATGAGTCCGTGAGCAGACGAACGCTGATTGACTCCATGCGACTTTGCACAATTCAATTAACCCTGAGCGCTCACCCAAATCCAAGCTGAGTTATCTCCTCATCTTAGCAGATAATATCGTATTCTGCATCTCCAGGACTTTCCTAAGTACTCCGAGTTTTGCAGActttgaagagctggaggaaTAGCCCTCCTCTATTACTCCCTCCGGCGTCGACATGGAATCAGAGAGAACTGTCATCCGCAAATCAGACCCTAACAGATGCAACCTTCCTGAACCCACAGCGCGCGGTCTAAAATACTTAAAATACTTTGACACAAATACATTGGCAAACTTAGCGTATGCGGATGCTATGTGTAGAATACTCGTCTCAACGAGTATAAAGAGTGAGTCAGTGAGTATAAAGAATGAGTCCACAAGCTTCAAGCTCCGTAATATGATTGGAAAAATGATGGTCTGGCCGATTAACTGCTGATTATTGGCGCTGTCCTTTTAGTTATGCAATGAGTGATGTCCGTCCAGCATTTGACTAGAGTCACTGGTAGTAGTATGAAAGGACAGTCGTGCATACGGCAACGGTTTCAGTGTATATGTATAGGATACAAGGTTTGATGGGTCACGGTGTATCTTCAGATGTGGTTGCAAAGATATTAGTATAATGGAGTGACTTCTTAACTCGGATTCGGTCAGCAAGTTCGCAGAGGGAATATTAACGTCGCCAATGTTAATAAGAAAAGCATGCAGGATGATTTCAGGCACGGGTTGTGCCCGGGGATACGGGCTATGGCCGGCGGTGACTCGAGAGTCGTACTAAAATAGAAGAGTCTGAGACACAACGATGGGTGTAACATTTTGCGGTGTGAATCGCCGGCTTTACGCGCTGAGCCCTCTTCCCAGCATCGTATATAACACCACAAacctcctcaccatctcACATTCCCCACCCTCGCTATGCAGGAAGAacccaagaagaagcgacGTAAGTTGTTAATCCCAAGTCCGAGATTAGATCACCCCTTTCTAATCTTATCGTCCATTCACAAACGCAGGCCAAAACGTCGCTTGTGATGCTTGCAAACATAGGCGAGTCAAGTGCGATCTTgcccctctccttcaatcaATCCAAGTCGAATCAATAGAGCCGCTTGACACTTCCATTGCCGGAGGCACTTCCACCTCATCGACCTCGGAAAATTCACCTTCTTTAGTGGATATATCTCTTGCAGATCTTGTCCGACAAAATCCTGAAGTATATTGTACTAATTGCAAGAGAAAAGGGCTTAAGTGTACCACCAATCAGATTCTCAACCCTAGTAAACcgaagaaaggaggacgaaggaTTGATGAAGCCCGCGAGAGATTTGGAGGCCATGGAGAAACATCCGGAGGCGATGCAGAGTCTGTGGCAGGGCCTTTAGATATCCCTGCTAGTGGAGTATCTGGAACTGCTCAGGTATGGTCGGGGTTGAATCCATGGATTGCAGAGGACTTCATAATCCCTACCCCCTCACAGCCATCATCGTTCGTCCAGCCATCAGATGTCAACGACAGTCTGCCGCCAGAGATTCTCGAGCTGAACCGTGCGACTCCTGTGCCCGATACGACCTCTCTTCTGGGGCTTGGCCCCGATTCATGGATGGATTTTGAACCTTCTATATTGCCTGCCGAAAGCGTCCCAATCAATACTATTGACCCTAACTCCATCGCTATACCCCCGTTCCTTCCTACTTCGGTGGCTTCTAATACACCTTCAATGAACCTCTTGCGCCCCACTGAGACTTTGCTGGATGACAAAAATGGATCAACCCCCGTATGGTGGCCTTTTTCAGATCTTCCGAGAGAGACAATGGAACATGTTGAGCACGCTGGAAAGACGTCTGTCGCAACGTCTCCCATTCCACCTCTTAATCAGTTTGAAAACGGGCAATTTTTCGGAAATACCTCTCTGGATCACACACCCGCCTCAATCTCCCGTTTATTCAATTCATATACCGAACCTATTGCAGAAAGTTCGTCTTCTGGTCAGTCGTCAGATTATCAGCAACTCGcttccaacttcttcccttttccccgGCACGATAGCGCACAAACTAAGAAGCGAGATCGTGAAGAGATTCCTTCACCCGGCTCAGCTCCCGGTAACAAGGTCCTAGTCCGTCGGAAAGACCCTTGGCAGCTCTAtaccaaagaagaggattcGAGGATGGTGCGCTgggggaaaaaggaggcGGTTCAGGAAAAGCTGGCTGATAGGGCCTTGGGGATCGAGCTCAGCCGGCATCTGGTTAAGACCTTTTTCCAAGCTGTGCACTTTTCGTACCCAGTGAATGCTATCTTATGAAGGCAGGGGATAGTGGAGCTAACATAACTAGGCTATCTTACCGGAATCATTCTACCTCGAGTGGATGCGAGCCGGACAAAGATCGGATCGAATGACGCCGGCCCAAGAAGTACTGTGTTCAGCGATCGAAACGTGGGGA
This genomic window from Cryptococcus deuterogattii R265 chromosome 12, complete sequence contains:
- a CDS encoding DNA polymerase alpha subunit B, with protein sequence MSSSDNIARQELSDRFGRAVMDNPDVMAECQSLMRLYNLTASDLFFKYEAFVMSRPSGLRAKLSTITIDSVKELRTELQRSQQAKAVASMATASGPGMNESEKKKAVGVKKAKGLSDLEGLLGHLTTPNRPTKPQPSASSAISPSFASPASTTKATPLTTPQRHSPLPPTASSYRPNPSKLSSSSNVFLDTPMDKGANGLLVPSSPLSPSGVSPSSSPQLGQSFTKQANSNTVIETLNIHLPQLPPPHTRLASKPRVELSSTITAADYNYRYMFEKLSERSEALDDAIDEYADAIKDAYGLSELGDPHFVSDESIYTVGRILSNTTSSKSDKVALKNSFHLQSSRLIGAGKRIALELPEEKLQVRGGAPGVKGFSLYSGCLVCIKGRNGGGSKFVAEEILLLPPSLLPQTPASELIDFQYGDKLKGEPLSLMIAAGPYTLNENLLFEPFETLVDKVLEDRPDVFILLGPFIDSQHPIIKSCAVTETPQEIFRKQISRRLQKVVSQSPSTVIILVPSVRDVVSHHMAFPQSMLEKEYLGLPKKVKALPNPCTFSVNEVTISLSSVDILFHLGQAHAPIRAQEADPDPDMNGIPAPDPLANHIRQVLGQRSFYPIFPPPEDVAGEVNLDVTHYPLLKMDQAPDILILPSRLNKFAKIVDSTLVINPSHIARARATGHYAKIIIHPTAREILEESIQVDGEESLCEHQVYERARSEIWKI
- a CDS encoding dUTP pyrophosphatase yields the protein MDQLQPLSEFVAEMDVKLLSDRATLPTHGSVFAAGMDLYSAEHKVIPARGRALVDLQLSIAVPQGHYGRIAPRSGLASKHGIQTGAGVIDSDYRGPVMVLLFNHSDVDFEVNPKDRIAQLILERISVPKLRQVESLDATVRGAGGFGSTGGFGPVPKKQKVEEEIVEATIIKRKEI
- a CDS encoding long-chain fatty acid transporter, which gives rise to MVNTKAQFDKAVAIVKGLPEDGPVKPTQEDKLAFYAHFKQANEGDVSGPAPGMFDFVGKAKYNAWKKISGMSKEDAMAKYVELLTEMLKKSDDEASKQYLAELEAAGASA
- a CDS encoding NADH dehydrogenase (ubiquinone) Fe-S protein 6 is translated as MSLLRSARVLRLSRPVSLARSYATPPTPSTAPLPEKQPDASSPAYLQQSPNIPTTWSTSQNPKPHAYDNARFEQTAWEFQPNEPSAMGMVAEYPVRLVQGRKAACDGGGGALGHPKIFINLDKPGPKVCGYCGIRFEQAHDAHH